One Leishmania infantum JPCM5 genome chromosome 17 DNA window includes the following coding sequences:
- the META1 gene encoding conserved hypothetical protein — protein sequence MEMKNLLGKHKVVLVNGRPAPAGVTVEFKAGENSGSVHMHARVANIMNGQLRLVNRKLSGALVSTMMLGSDDLMNIENALSQGFMEGMTYTVKDGGKLTLQSKTHTIKLVPA from the coding sequence ATGGAGATGAAAAACTTGCTTGGCAAGCACAAGGTTGTGCTCGTCAACGGCAGGCCTGCACCGGCGGGTGTGACGGTGGAGTTCAAGGCCGGCGAGAACAGCGGATCCGTCCACATGCACGCGAGAGTGGCGAACATCATGAACGGCCAGTTGAGGCTCGTAAACCGCAAGCTCTCTGGTGCTCTCGTGTCAACGATGATGTTGGGCAGCGACGACCTGATGAATATCGAGAACGCTCTCAGTCAGGGATTCATGGAGGGCATGACATACACGGTGAAGGACGGCGGCAAGTTGACGCTGCAGTCTAAAACACACACCATCAAGCTCGTTCCTGCGTAG